One window of the Pseudomonas sp. S04 genome contains the following:
- a CDS encoding RidA family protein — protein MTKTVITSDKAPAAIGTYSQAIKAGNTVYMSGQIPLDPKTMELVEGFEAQTVQVFENLKAVAEAAGGSFKDIVKLNIFLTDLSHFAKVNEIMGKYFDQPYPARAAIGVAALPKGSQVEMDAILVIE, from the coding sequence ATGACCAAGACAGTTATCACCAGCGACAAGGCCCCAGCCGCTATCGGCACTTATTCCCAGGCGATCAAGGCCGGCAACACCGTCTACATGTCCGGCCAGATCCCGCTCGACCCAAAAACCATGGAACTGGTTGAAGGCTTCGAAGCCCAGACCGTCCAGGTGTTCGAGAACCTCAAGGCAGTAGCAGAAGCTGCCGGCGGTTCCTTCAAGGACATCGTCAAGCTGAACATCTTCCTCACCGACCTGAGCCACTTCGCCAAGGTCAACGAGATCATGGGCAAGTACTTCGACCAGCCTTACCCTGCCCGCGCCGCCATCGGCGTGGCTGCCCTGCCAAAGGGCTCCCAGGTTGAAATGGACGCCATTCTGGTAATCGAGTAA
- a CDS encoding SDR family oxidoreductase, translated as MSAPSVLIAGCGDVGGRLAEQMLAKGWQVYGLRRSIANLPAGVIGVAGDLFNEDCPETWPVGAVDYLVYCAAATDHDEAGYRAAYVQGLQHVLGWLDDYGQVPERLLFVSSSSVYEQQDGGWVDETAPAKASAYSGRVMLEAEQIALGSGIPASVVRLTGIYGPGREWLLTQVRRGYRVAVDPPLYGNRIHADDAAGLLAFLLDANHQGVALDDCYIGVDDAPAPLAEVVMWLREYLGVTEWAEDASVRRTGSKRCSNARAKALGWKPRYPTYREGYAAILAGKA; from the coding sequence ATGTCCGCGCCTAGTGTATTGATCGCCGGTTGTGGTGATGTCGGCGGCCGTCTGGCTGAGCAAATGCTGGCAAAAGGCTGGCAGGTCTATGGGTTGCGTCGCAGCATTGCCAACCTGCCGGCTGGGGTGATCGGGGTCGCCGGTGATCTGTTCAACGAAGATTGCCCAGAGACCTGGCCCGTCGGGGCTGTGGACTACCTGGTGTATTGCGCGGCAGCCACCGATCACGACGAGGCGGGCTATCGCGCGGCCTATGTGCAGGGCCTGCAGCACGTGCTGGGCTGGCTGGACGACTACGGCCAAGTGCCCGAGCGCTTGCTGTTTGTCTCCAGCAGCAGTGTCTACGAGCAGCAGGACGGTGGTTGGGTCGATGAAACCGCTCCGGCCAAGGCTTCGGCGTATTCCGGGCGGGTGATGCTGGAGGCCGAGCAGATAGCACTGGGCAGCGGCATCCCGGCCAGCGTGGTGCGCTTGACCGGAATTTACGGTCCGGGCCGCGAGTGGCTGTTGACTCAGGTGCGTCGTGGCTATCGTGTGGCCGTGGACCCGCCGTTGTATGGCAACCGAATTCACGCCGACGATGCGGCTGGGTTGCTGGCGTTCCTGCTCGATGCCAACCATCAGGGTGTGGCGCTGGACGATTGCTACATTGGCGTCGACGATGCACCCGCCCCGTTGGCCGAGGTGGTGATGTGGCTGCGCGAATACCTGGGAGTGACGGAGTGGGCCGAAGACGCCAGCGTGCGGCGTACCGGCAGCAAGCGTTGCAGTAATGCGCGGGCGAAGGCGTTGGGCTGGAAGCCCCGGTATCCGACTTATCGCGAGGGCTATGCGGCGATTCTGGCGGGCAAGGCCTGA
- the exbB gene encoding tonB-system energizer ExbB has product MTRNPLSASPTTPVRPLRALSAVAALVFSLLLAPTAAFADEPTSATAPAAAVAPAPAADAAHGNADHAAPTVTPVATDPALASDAPTADEPEVLEADNTLGMAHDLSPWGMYQNADIIVKIVMIGLAIASVITWTIWIAKGFELMAAKRRLRSEITHLKKATTLKEASATATKAGTLANLLVHDALEEMRLSANSREKEGIKERVSFRLERLVAACGRNMSNGTGVLATIGSTAPFVGLFGTVWGIMNSFIGIAKTQTTNLAVVAPGIAEALLATALGLVAAIPAVVIYNVFARSIAGYKAQVSDASAEVLLLVSRDLDHLPSERSSQPHMVKVG; this is encoded by the coding sequence ATGACACGCAATCCACTCTCCGCTTCGCCAACCACACCCGTCCGCCCGTTGCGCGCCTTGAGCGCCGTAGCCGCACTGGTGTTCAGTCTCCTGCTGGCCCCCACCGCAGCGTTCGCCGATGAGCCAACCTCCGCCACTGCGCCAGCCGCAGCAGTAGCACCTGCACCGGCCGCCGACGCCGCCCATGGCAACGCCGACCACGCAGCGCCAACCGTGACGCCGGTCGCTACCGACCCGGCACTGGCTAGCGACGCACCTACCGCTGACGAGCCTGAAGTCCTGGAAGCCGACAACACCTTGGGCATGGCCCATGACCTGTCGCCGTGGGGCATGTACCAGAACGCCGACATTATCGTGAAGATCGTGATGATCGGCCTGGCCATCGCCTCGGTCATCACCTGGACCATCTGGATCGCCAAGGGCTTCGAGCTGATGGCTGCCAAGCGTCGCCTGCGCAGTGAAATCACTCACCTGAAAAAGGCCACCACCCTCAAGGAAGCCAGCGCTACCGCCACCAAGGCCGGGACCCTGGCCAACCTGCTGGTCCATGACGCCCTGGAAGAGATGCGCCTGTCGGCCAACAGCCGTGAAAAGGAAGGCATCAAGGAACGTGTCAGCTTCCGCCTGGAGCGCCTGGTCGCGGCCTGCGGTCGCAACATGAGCAATGGCACCGGCGTGCTGGCCACCATCGGCTCCACCGCTCCCTTCGTCGGCCTGTTCGGCACCGTGTGGGGCATCATGAACAGCTTCATTGGCATCGCCAAGACCCAGACCACCAACCTCGCCGTGGTCGCCCCCGGCATCGCCGAAGCCCTGCTGGCAACCGCGCTGGGCCTGGTGGCGGCGATTCCTGCCGTGGTCATCTACAACGTCTTCGCCCGCTCCATCGCCGGCTACAAGGCTCAGGTCTCCGACGCCTCCGCTGAAGTCCTGCTGCTGGTCAGCCGCGACCTCGATCACCTGCCAAGCGAGCGCTCCTCGCAGCCGCATATGGTCAAAGTAGGGTAA
- the exbD gene encoding TonB system transport protein ExbD, producing the protein MGLHLKEGASDDLAENHEINVTPFIDVMLVLLIIFMVAAPLATVDIKVDLPASSAKPAPRPEKPVFLSVKADQRLYLGEDEVKTETLGATLDARTQGKKDTTIFFQADKGVDYGDLMHVMDALRAAGYLKVGLVGLETAAKK; encoded by the coding sequence ATGGGCTTGCATTTGAAGGAAGGCGCGAGCGACGACCTCGCCGAGAACCACGAAATCAACGTTACGCCGTTCATCGACGTAATGCTGGTGCTGTTGATCATCTTCATGGTGGCGGCCCCGCTGGCCACCGTGGACATCAAGGTTGACCTGCCCGCCTCCAGCGCCAAGCCGGCGCCGCGACCGGAGAAACCGGTGTTCCTCAGCGTCAAGGCCGACCAACGGCTGTACCTGGGCGAAGACGAAGTCAAGACCGAGACCCTCGGCGCGACCCTCGATGCTCGCACCCAGGGCAAGAAGGACACCACCATCTTCTTCCAGGCCGACAAAGGCGTGGACTATGGCGACCTGATGCACGTAATGGATGCCCTGCGGGCAGCCGGTTACCTGAAGGTCGGCCTGGTCGGACTTGAGACGGCAGCCAAAAAATGA
- a CDS encoding energy transducer TonB family protein codes for MITTRQKLTRYSASLAVVLGVHAVAVILALNWKSSPPVTLPPMAMLVELAPVPAPPQPAPPKVVTPPQPPTPVEELPLPKLAEAPKPTISVPKPKPKPKPQPPKPVEKKPEPVKEKPSETPPSEAQPSNVPPAKSAQPSPGPTAAQNAAKASWQGTLLAHLQKYKKYPPGAQARGKEGLNRLRFVVDAEGKVLSYELVGRSGNADLDRATLEMIRRAQPLPKPPADMLNNGSIEIVAPFVYSLEKKRR; via the coding sequence ATGATCACGACGCGCCAAAAGCTGACGCGTTACAGCGCTAGCCTGGCGGTGGTGCTCGGCGTCCACGCGGTCGCGGTAATCCTCGCGCTCAACTGGAAGTCCTCGCCCCCCGTCACGCTGCCGCCGATGGCGATGCTGGTCGAGTTGGCGCCTGTTCCGGCGCCACCGCAACCGGCACCGCCCAAGGTCGTAACGCCACCCCAACCGCCGACACCGGTAGAAGAACTGCCGCTGCCGAAACTGGCCGAAGCGCCAAAACCGACGATCTCGGTGCCCAAGCCAAAACCCAAGCCCAAGCCTCAGCCGCCTAAACCGGTAGAGAAAAAGCCTGAGCCGGTGAAGGAAAAACCTTCGGAAACGCCACCGTCCGAGGCCCAGCCAAGCAACGTACCGCCCGCCAAATCGGCACAGCCCAGCCCCGGCCCAACGGCAGCACAAAATGCCGCCAAGGCCAGTTGGCAAGGCACACTGCTGGCGCACCTGCAGAAGTACAAGAAGTACCCGCCGGGCGCCCAGGCACGCGGCAAGGAAGGCCTGAACCGCTTGCGGTTTGTGGTCGATGCCGAAGGCAAGGTGTTGTCCTATGAGCTGGTAGGACGCTCCGGCAACGCCGATCTGGACCGGGCCACCCTGGAAATGATCCGCCGCGCCCAGCCCCTGCCCAAGCCACCGGCCGATATGCTCAACAACGGCTCGATCGAAATCGTCGCACCGTTTGTGTACTCGCTGGAGAAGAAGCGCCGTTAA
- a CDS encoding hydrogen peroxide-inducible genes activator, which translates to MTLTELRYIVTLAQEQHFGHAAERCHVSQPTLSVGVKKLEDELGVLIFERSKSAVRLTPVGEGIVAQAQKVLEQAQGIRELAQAGKNQLTAPLKVGAIYTVGPYLFPHLIPQLHRVAPQMPLYIEENFTHVLRDKLRNGELDAIIIALPFNEADVLTLQLYDEPFYVLMPAQHPWTQKDTIDASLLNDKSLLLLGEGHCFRDQVLEACPTLAKGNDGAKHTTVESSSLETIRHMVASGLGISILPLSAVDSHHYAPGVIEVRPLTPPVPFRTVAIAWRASFPRPKAIEILADSIRLCSVAKPATAAG; encoded by the coding sequence ATGACCCTCACAGAATTACGCTACATCGTTACCCTCGCCCAAGAACAGCATTTCGGCCACGCGGCTGAACGCTGCCACGTCAGTCAGCCGACCCTGTCGGTGGGCGTGAAAAAGCTTGAAGACGAACTCGGTGTGCTGATTTTCGAGCGCAGCAAAAGCGCGGTGCGCCTGACTCCGGTCGGCGAAGGCATCGTCGCCCAGGCCCAGAAGGTCCTGGAGCAGGCCCAAGGCATCCGTGAACTGGCCCAGGCCGGCAAGAACCAGCTGACCGCGCCGCTCAAGGTCGGCGCGATCTACACCGTCGGCCCGTACCTGTTCCCGCACCTGATTCCACAACTGCACCGGGTCGCCCCGCAGATGCCGTTGTACATCGAAGAGAACTTCACCCACGTGCTGCGCGACAAACTGCGCAACGGCGAGCTGGACGCGATCATCATCGCCCTGCCGTTCAACGAAGCCGACGTGTTGACCCTGCAACTCTACGACGAGCCGTTCTACGTCCTGATGCCGGCCCAGCACCCCTGGACCCAGAAAGACACCATCGACGCCAGCCTGCTCAACGACAAGAGCCTGTTGCTGCTCGGTGAAGGTCACTGCTTCCGCGACCAGGTCCTCGAAGCCTGCCCGACCCTGGCCAAGGGCAACGACGGTGCCAAGCACACCACGGTCGAGTCCAGCTCGCTGGAAACCATCCGCCACATGGTGGCCTCGGGCTTGGGCATCTCGATCCTGCCGCTGTCGGCCGTCGACAGTCACCACTACGCCCCCGGCGTGATCGAAGTGCGCCCGCTGACCCCACCGGTGCCGTTCCGCACCGTGGCCATCGCCTGGCGCGCCAGCTTCCCGCGGCCCAAAGCAATTGAAATCCTCGCCGACTCGATCCGTCTCTGCTCGGTGGCCAAGCCGGCCACGGCTGCGGGTTAA
- the recG gene encoding ATP-dependent DNA helicase RecG: MTELSQVSVTALKGVGEAMAEKLAKVGLENLQDVLFHLPLRYQDRTRVVPIGHLRPGQDAVIEGTVSGADVVMGRRRSLVVRLQDGTGGLSLRFYHFSNAQKEGLKRGTRVRCYGEARPGASGLEIYHPEYRAITGDEPPPVDETLTPVYPLTEGLTQQRLRQLCQQTLTLLGPSSLPDWLPSELARDYQLAPLDDAIRYLHHPPADADVDELALGHHWAQHRLAFEELLTHQLSQQRLRESMRSLRAPAMPKASRLPAQYLANLGFPPTGAQQRVGNEIAYDMSQHEPMLRLIQGDVGAGKTVVAALAALQALEAGYQVALMAPTEILAEQHFITFKRWLEPLGLEVAWLAGKLKGKNRVAALEQIASGTPMVVGTHALFQDEVQFKNLALVIIDEQHRFGVQQRLALRQKGVGGRMCPHQLIMTATPIPRTLAMSAYADLDTSILDELPPGRTPVNTVLVTDTRRVEVIERVRGACAEGRQAYWVCTLIEESEELTCQAAETTFADLTAALGELKVGLIHGRMKPAEKAAVMAEFKAGALQLLVATTVIEVGVDVPNASLMIIENPERLGLAQLHQLRGRVGRGSAASHCVLLYHPPLSQIGRQRLGIMRETNDGFVIAEKDLELRGPGEMLGTRQTGLLQFKVADLMRDADLLPAVRDAAQALLERWPHHVSPLLDRWLRHGQQYGQV, encoded by the coding sequence ATGACGGAGCTGTCGCAAGTGTCGGTCACGGCACTCAAGGGTGTCGGCGAAGCCATGGCCGAAAAACTCGCCAAGGTCGGCCTGGAGAACCTCCAGGACGTACTGTTCCACCTGCCGCTGCGCTACCAAGACCGCACCCGGGTGGTGCCCATCGGTCATTTGCGGCCGGGGCAGGATGCTGTGATCGAAGGCACCGTCAGCGGCGCCGACGTGGTCATGGGCCGGCGCCGCAGCCTGGTAGTACGCCTGCAGGACGGCACCGGCGGCTTGAGCCTGCGTTTCTACCATTTCAGCAACGCGCAAAAGGAAGGCCTGAAACGTGGCACCCGCGTGCGCTGCTACGGCGAAGCACGGCCCGGTGCATCGGGCCTGGAGATCTACCACCCGGAGTACCGCGCCATCACCGGCGACGAACCGCCGCCGGTAGATGAAACCCTGACCCCGGTCTACCCGCTCACCGAAGGCCTGACCCAACAGCGTTTGCGCCAACTGTGCCAGCAAACCCTGACCCTGCTCGGCCCCAGCAGCCTGCCGGACTGGTTGCCCAGCGAACTGGCGCGTGACTACCAACTGGCGCCGCTGGACGACGCAATCCGCTACCTGCATCACCCACCCGCCGATGCCGATGTCGACGAACTCGCCCTGGGCCACCACTGGGCGCAACATCGCCTGGCATTCGAAGAGTTGCTGACCCATCAGTTGTCGCAACAACGCCTGCGCGAAAGCATGCGTTCGCTACGCGCGCCGGCCATGCCCAAAGCCAGCCGATTGCCGGCCCAATACCTGGCCAACCTGGGCTTCCCGCCGACCGGCGCGCAGCAACGGGTGGGCAATGAAATCGCCTACGACATGAGCCAGCACGAACCCATGCTGCGGCTGATCCAGGGCGATGTCGGCGCCGGCAAGACCGTAGTCGCCGCCCTCGCCGCCCTGCAAGCGCTGGAAGCTGGCTACCAGGTGGCATTGATGGCGCCCACCGAGATTCTCGCCGAACAACACTTCATCACCTTCAAGCGCTGGCTCGAGCCCCTGGGCCTGGAAGTCGCCTGGCTGGCCGGCAAGCTCAAGGGCAAGAACCGTGTCGCCGCCCTCGAACAGATCGCCAGCGGCACGCCAATGGTGGTCGGCACCCACGCACTGTTTCAGGATGAAGTGCAGTTCAAGAACCTGGCGCTGGTGATCATCGACGAACAGCACCGCTTCGGCGTCCAGCAACGCCTCGCGCTGCGCCAGAAAGGCGTGGGCGGGCGGATGTGTCCACACCAGTTGATCATGACCGCCACGCCGATTCCACGCACCCTGGCCATGAGCGCCTACGCCGACCTCGACACCTCGATCCTCGATGAACTGCCGCCCGGGCGCACCCCGGTCAATACCGTGCTGGTCACCGACACGCGCCGCGTCGAAGTCATCGAGCGCGTGCGCGGGGCTTGTGCCGAAGGGCGCCAGGCGTATTGGGTGTGCACCCTGATCGAGGAGTCGGAAGAACTCACCTGCCAGGCCGCCGAGACCACCTTTGCCGACCTCACCGCCGCCCTCGGCGAATTGAAGGTGGGGCTGATCCACGGCCGCATGAAGCCTGCGGAAAAGGCCGCGGTGATGGCCGAGTTCAAGGCCGGGGCCCTGCAACTGCTGGTGGCCACCACGGTGATCGAAGTCGGGGTCGACGTGCCCAATGCCAGCTTGATGATCATCGAAAACCCGGAGCGCCTGGGCCTGGCGCAATTGCACCAACTGCGTGGCCGGGTGGGCCGAGGCAGCGCCGCCAGCCACTGTGTGCTGCTCTACCATCCACCGCTGTCGCAGATCGGCCGGCAACGCCTGGGCATCATGCGCGAAACCAACGACGGATTTGTAATCGCCGAAAAGGACCTTGAGCTGCGCGGCCCCGGCGAAATGCTTGGCACTCGCCAGACCGGCCTGCTGCAATTCAAGGTCGCCGACCTGATGCGCGACGCCGACCTGTTACCCGCGGTGCGCGACGCGGCCCAGGCGCTGCTGGAACGTTGGCCGCACCATGTCAGCCCGTTGCTGGATCGCTGGCTACGCCATGGTCAACAATACGGCCAGGTGTAA
- a CDS encoding aminoacyl-tRNA deacylase and HDOD domain-containing protein translates to MTEVALAGETPHTPSVIRLLLGKLGIGYTEVLEHPGLNAERKVQAVLLDDAIGALMVLFPQSQLLDLNRLAELTGRRLTAVPQDRLERMLGKHNLSLLPGLPALTSSPCLYEQSLLDQPLLLINSGEPGMLLEIRGEDFKSMLTQASAANFGEPLSRIRPNLDRPGDDREEITQAVQAFTARRIQQRLEATIEIPPLAGSAQKIIKLRVDPNATIDDITGVVETDPALAAQVVSWAASPYYASPGKIRSVEDAIVRVLGFDLVINLALGLALGKTLSLPKDHPQQATPYWQQSIYTAAVIEGLTRAMPRAQRPEAGLTYLAGLLHNFGYLLLAHVFPPHFSLICRHLEVNPHLCHTYIEQHLLGISREQIGAWLMRHWDMPDELATALRFQHDPSYDGEFAEYANLVCLAVRLLRSRGVGSGPDTNIPDALLERLGLTRDKAEEAVSKVLDAEVLLRELASQFSHT, encoded by the coding sequence ATGACTGAAGTTGCTCTCGCTGGCGAAACCCCGCACACGCCGTCGGTTATCCGGCTATTGCTCGGCAAGCTAGGCATCGGCTACACCGAAGTGCTTGAACATCCAGGCCTGAATGCCGAGCGCAAGGTCCAGGCAGTGCTGCTCGACGACGCCATCGGTGCGCTCATGGTGCTGTTCCCGCAGAGCCAGTTGCTGGACCTCAATCGCCTGGCCGAACTCACCGGTCGCCGCCTCACCGCAGTGCCGCAGGACCGCCTGGAGCGCATGCTCGGCAAGCACAACCTGAGCCTGCTGCCCGGCCTGCCGGCCCTCACCAGCTCTCCGTGCCTGTACGAACAAAGCCTGCTCGACCAGCCACTGCTGCTGATCAATTCCGGCGAGCCAGGCATGCTCCTGGAAATCCGCGGCGAAGACTTCAAGAGCATGCTCACCCAGGCCAGCGCCGCAAATTTTGGCGAGCCGCTGAGCCGCATCCGGCCGAACCTCGACCGCCCGGGAGATGACCGCGAGGAAATCACCCAGGCCGTCCAGGCCTTCACCGCGCGCCGCATCCAGCAACGCCTGGAAGCGACCATCGAGATTCCACCCCTGGCCGGTTCCGCACAGAAAATCATCAAACTGCGGGTCGACCCCAATGCCACCATCGACGACATCACCGGCGTCGTCGAAACCGATCCGGCACTCGCCGCCCAGGTCGTGAGCTGGGCGGCATCGCCGTACTACGCGTCACCGGGCAAGATCCGCTCGGTGGAAGACGCAATTGTCCGCGTACTGGGCTTTGACCTGGTGATCAACCTGGCGCTGGGCCTGGCCCTGGGGAAAACCCTGAGCCTGCCCAAGGATCACCCACAACAGGCCACGCCGTACTGGCAGCAGTCGATCTACACCGCCGCCGTCATCGAAGGCCTGACCCGGGCCATGCCGCGGGCCCAACGCCCGGAAGCCGGCCTGACCTACCTGGCGGGCCTGCTGCACAACTTTGGCTACCTGCTGTTGGCCCATGTCTTCCCGCCACACTTCTCGCTGATCTGCCGTCACCTGGAGGTCAACCCGCACCTGTGCCACACCTATATCGAGCAGCATTTGCTGGGGATCAGCCGGGAACAGATCGGCGCCTGGCTGATGCGCCACTGGGACATGCCCGACGAACTGGCCACCGCCCTGCGCTTCCAGCACGACCCAAGCTACGACGGCGAATTCGCCGAGTATGCCAACCTGGTGTGCCTGGCCGTACGCCTGCTACGCAGCCGAGGCGTCGGTTCCGGCCCGGACACCAACATCCCCGACGCCCTGCTCGAGCGCCTGGGCCTGACCCGCGACAAAGCCGAGGAAGCGGTCAGCAAGGTGCTGGATGCCGAAGTGCTGTTGCGCGAACTGGCGTCGCAGTTCTCCCACACCTAG
- a CDS encoding SCP2 sterol-binding domain-containing protein: MKFRFLLWMLGLLMRKASRTNPAFQQQLADKDLVFQLQTQDGKVARHFVVKDQRITSKSGLYAEPAFAIAFKDAAYGFATMQAKNKQLAFMTGIQDKSIQIKGNPALVMWFQGLTKYLKPRKAKPKA, from the coding sequence ATGAAATTTCGTTTTCTCCTGTGGATGCTGGGCTTGCTGATGCGCAAGGCCAGCCGGACCAACCCGGCTTTTCAGCAGCAGTTGGCCGACAAGGACCTGGTGTTCCAGTTGCAGACGCAGGACGGCAAGGTGGCACGGCATTTCGTGGTCAAAGACCAGCGCATCACCAGCAAGTCCGGGCTGTATGCCGAGCCGGCCTTCGCCATCGCTTTCAAGGACGCAGCCTACGGTTTCGCCACGATGCAGGCGAAGAACAAGCAACTGGCATTCATGACCGGGATCCAGGACAAGTCGATCCAGATCAAGGGCAACCCGGCGCTGGTGATGTGGTTCCAGGGGCTGACCAAGTATCTGAAGCCGCGCAAGGCCAAGCCTAAGGCGTGA
- a CDS encoding HU family DNA-binding protein, whose amino-acid sequence MRKPELAAAIAEKADLTKEQANRVLNAVLEEITGALHRKDSVTLVGFGTFLQRHRGARTGKNPQTGEPVKIKASNTVAFKPGKSLKDSVNP is encoded by the coding sequence ATGCGTAAACCAGAACTCGCCGCCGCAATCGCCGAAAAAGCTGATCTCACCAAAGAGCAGGCCAACCGCGTTCTCAACGCCGTTCTTGAAGAGATCACCGGCGCACTGCACCGCAAGGACAGCGTCACCCTGGTAGGGTTCGGCACTTTCCTGCAGCGCCACCGTGGTGCCCGCACCGGCAAAAACCCACAGACCGGTGAGCCAGTGAAAATCAAGGCCAGCAACACCGTTGCGTTCAAGCCAGGCAAATCGTTGAAAGACAGCGTTAATCCGTAA
- a CDS encoding NAD(P)/FAD-dependent oxidoreductase: protein MNAPVVIVGTGLAGYNLAREFRKLDGETPLLLITADDGRSYSKPMLSTGFGKNKDADGLSMAEPGAMAEQLKAEVRTHTRISGIDPGHKRLWIGEEAVAYRDLILAWGAETVRVPVQGDAPEAIFPINDLEDYARFRAAAAGKRRVLLLGAGLIGCEFANDLILGGYEVQLVAPCEQVMPTLLHPAAAAAVQAGLESLGAKFHLGPVLNRLQRTADGLEGHLSDGQVLPCDVVVSAIGLRPRIDLAAAAGLQTNRGVMVDRHLKTSHANIYALGDCAEVDGLNLLYVMPLMSCARALAQTLAGNPTAVSYGAMPITVKTPVCPLVVSPPPRGSEGVWTVEGQGADIKALCRDSSGKLLGYALTGAAVMDKLALNKELPALLA from the coding sequence ATGAACGCACCTGTCGTGATCGTCGGCACTGGGCTGGCTGGCTACAACCTGGCCCGGGAGTTTCGCAAACTCGATGGCGAAACTCCGCTGTTGCTGATTACCGCAGATGACGGGCGTTCCTACTCCAAGCCGATGCTCTCCACCGGCTTTGGCAAGAACAAGGACGCCGACGGCCTGAGCATGGCCGAGCCTGGCGCCATGGCCGAGCAGCTCAAGGCCGAGGTGCGCACCCATACGCGCATCAGCGGCATCGACCCGGGCCACAAACGCCTGTGGATCGGCGAAGAGGCGGTAGCCTATCGCGACTTGATCCTGGCCTGGGGCGCAGAAACCGTGCGTGTGCCGGTGCAGGGGGACGCGCCCGAGGCGATCTTCCCGATCAATGACCTGGAAGACTATGCCCGTTTTCGCGCAGCCGCCGCCGGCAAGCGCCGGGTGCTATTGCTGGGGGCCGGGCTGATCGGCTGTGAGTTTGCCAATGACCTGATCCTCGGTGGTTATGAGGTGCAACTCGTAGCGCCGTGCGAGCAGGTCATGCCGACGTTGCTGCACCCAGCTGCCGCGGCTGCGGTGCAGGCTGGGCTGGAAAGCCTGGGGGCGAAATTCCACCTGGGGCCGGTGCTCAACCGTTTGCAGCGCACCGCTGACGGCCTGGAAGGGCATTTGTCCGACGGCCAGGTGCTGCCTTGTGACGTGGTGGTCTCGGCCATTGGCCTGCGCCCGCGAATTGATCTGGCGGCGGCCGCCGGCCTGCAGACCAATCGCGGGGTGATGGTGGACCGGCACCTGAAAACCTCCCACGCCAATATCTATGCCCTGGGTGACTGCGCCGAGGTCGATGGGCTGAATCTGCTGTACGTGATGCCGCTCATGAGTTGTGCGCGGGCGCTGGCACAAACCCTGGCCGGCAACCCGACCGCGGTGAGCTACGGAGCGATGCCGATCACCGTGAAAACCCCGGTGTGCCCGCTGGTGGTCTCCCCGCCGCCACGGGGCTCTGAGGGCGTCTGGACGGTGGAGGGGCAGGGCGCCGACATCAAGGCGCTGTGCCGCGACAGCAGCGGCAAGCTCCTGGGTTACGCCCTTACGGGGGCGGCGGTGATGGACAAATTGGCTCTAAACAAGGAGCTTCCGGCGCTTCTGGCATAA
- a CDS encoding rubredoxin, whose protein sequence is MKKWQCVVCGLIYNEADGWPDDGIAPGTLWQDVPEDWLCPDCGVGKMDFEMIEIN, encoded by the coding sequence ATGAAGAAGTGGCAATGCGTAGTCTGTGGGCTGATCTACAACGAAGCCGACGGCTGGCCGGATGACGGCATCGCACCGGGCACCTTGTGGCAGGACGTGCCGGAAGACTGGCTATGCCCGGACTGCGGCGTGGGCAAGATGGATTTCGAAATGATTGAAATCAACTAA
- a CDS encoding chorismate--pyruvate lyase family protein, with amino-acid sequence MPHSNALAPTPLWLPQSQLTPLPDAQTLDWLFDQGSLTRRLTRLSNDGFSVTPLYEGWQPLRADECAVLDLPPDSEGWVREVYLRGHGQAWVFARSVAARSALRDGGLNMDELGSRSLGELLFCDQAFQRRAIEVCHYPVDWLPPEVQAPALWGRRSRFDRGGLSVLVAEIFLPALWRAVGAPAENG; translated from the coding sequence GTGCCGCACTCAAACGCCCTCGCCCCCACTCCGCTCTGGCTACCGCAAAGCCAGCTGACACCCCTTCCCGATGCGCAAACCCTCGACTGGCTGTTCGATCAAGGCTCGCTCACCCGACGCCTGACGCGCTTATCGAATGACGGTTTCAGCGTCACGCCGCTGTACGAAGGTTGGCAGCCGTTGCGCGCCGATGAGTGCGCCGTCCTCGACTTGCCGCCGGACAGTGAAGGTTGGGTGCGCGAGGTGTATTTGCGCGGCCACGGCCAGGCCTGGGTATTTGCCCGCAGCGTGGCGGCGCGCAGTGCGTTGCGCGATGGCGGCTTGAACATGGATGAACTGGGCAGCCGCTCCCTGGGGGAGTTGCTGTTCTGCGACCAGGCGTTCCAGCGCCGCGCCATCGAGGTCTGCCACTACCCTGTTGATTGGCTACCCCCTGAGGTTCAGGCCCCGGCCTTGTGGGGCCGCCGTTCGCGTTTCGACCGCGGTGGCTTGAGCGTGCTGGTCGCAGAAATCTTCTTGCCGGCCCTGTGGCGGGCGGTTGGCGCGCCTGCGGAGAATGGCTGA